The Amycolatopsis mongoliensis genome includes a window with the following:
- a CDS encoding ABC transporter ATP-binding protein produces MTVLRAQGLGKKYKRKWALTGCTLEIEAGHVTGLVGPNGAGKSTLLNIASGMLEPTTGSVEVCGGVPGSGPDQLAKVGYVAQSTPVYTGLTIEEHLRLGAHLNPRWDDSLATKRVERLGLDPKQPAGKLSGGQRAQLALTLGIAKRPELLLLDEPVAALDPLARREFLQDLMEAVAEHELSVVMSSHLVNDLERVCDHLIVLVDSQVRVMGDVEELLATHHRLSGPRREVDSLPADQHVVSAKHTDRQTTVLVRTEAPILDPAWTVAQIGLEDLVLEYMSNPAAARPALEVLR; encoded by the coding sequence GTGACCGTCCTGCGTGCCCAGGGACTGGGCAAGAAGTACAAGCGCAAGTGGGCGCTGACCGGCTGCACCCTCGAGATCGAGGCCGGCCACGTGACCGGGCTCGTCGGCCCCAACGGCGCCGGCAAGTCCACCCTGCTGAACATCGCCTCCGGCATGCTGGAACCGACCACCGGCTCGGTCGAGGTGTGCGGCGGTGTGCCGGGCAGCGGCCCGGACCAGCTGGCGAAGGTCGGCTACGTCGCCCAGAGCACGCCCGTCTACACCGGGCTGACCATCGAAGAGCACCTGCGGCTCGGCGCGCACCTCAACCCGCGGTGGGACGACTCGCTCGCCACCAAGCGGGTCGAACGGCTCGGGCTCGACCCGAAGCAGCCCGCCGGCAAGCTGTCCGGCGGCCAGCGCGCGCAGCTCGCGCTCACCCTCGGCATCGCCAAGCGCCCCGAGCTGCTGCTGCTCGACGAGCCGGTCGCCGCGCTGGACCCGTTGGCGCGCCGGGAGTTCCTGCAGGACCTCATGGAGGCCGTCGCCGAGCACGAGCTGTCGGTCGTGATGTCCTCGCACCTGGTCAACGACCTGGAACGGGTCTGCGACCACCTCATCGTGCTGGTGGACTCCCAGGTCCGGGTGATGGGTGACGTCGAAGAGCTGCTCGCCACGCACCACCGGCTCTCCGGGCCGCGCCGCGAGGTCGACTCGCTGCCGGCCGACCAGCACGTCGTCTCCGCGAAGCACACCGACCGCCAGACCACCGTGCTCGTCCGCACCGAGGCGCCGATCCTCGACCCCGCGTGGACGGTCGCGCAGATCGGCCTCGAGGACCTCGTCCTCGAGTACATGAGCAACCCCGCCGCCGCCCGCCCCGCCCTGGAGGTCCTGCGATGA
- a CDS encoding GntR family transcriptional regulator, which translates to MIEFHLDARSGLSPYQQLVQQVRHALRLGLLEKGDQLPKVKDVVADLAINPNTVLKAYRELEHDGLVSARPGVGTFVTATLNGGTSFAVLGPLRQDLRRWLGKARKAGLDEESIEALLMSTFRDSAREDIA; encoded by the coding sequence ATGATCGAGTTCCACCTCGACGCCCGTTCGGGCCTTTCGCCGTACCAGCAGCTGGTCCAGCAGGTGCGGCACGCCCTCCGGCTGGGCCTGCTCGAAAAGGGGGACCAGCTCCCGAAGGTCAAGGACGTGGTCGCCGACCTCGCGATCAACCCGAACACCGTGCTGAAGGCCTACCGCGAACTGGAGCACGACGGCCTCGTCTCGGCCCGCCCCGGCGTCGGCACCTTCGTGACCGCGACGCTGAACGGCGGCACTTCTTTCGCCGTACTCGGGCCCCTGCGGCAGGACCTGCGCCGCTGGCTGGGCAAGGCCCGCAAAGCCGGTCTCGACGAAGAGAGCATCGAGGCCCTGCTGATGTCCACGTTTCGCGACTCCGCCAGAGAGGACATAGCGTGA
- a CDS encoding alpha/beta hydrolase, with the protein MRGLVVALGASLAVVAGPAVASASVDSVPTPKLSWTGCEDGFQCATASVPLDYDRPSGAKIDLALIKLPATDPTHRIGTLFVNFGGPGASGLQRLRERGKWPWLFSDELRARFDVVSWDPRGIGNSTAVRCFDTLAEQESFFGSFPEMPGDPSGNAAFYAKSKELADRCSAKAGPILEHVSTADTARDLELLRRAVGDAKLTYHGISYGTQLGATYANLFPDRIRAMVFDGTMDFAGNATGHDGAGHSVPLDTRQDVATGISQTFDQFLRLCTEAGPKCAFSSGDPKAKWASITARAKQAPITVDGETWTYSGIINSAADLSDSRGWPDIASLLQRLYDAPATVSALKAGEPYTSNRTEAFNAIQCSDSDVPTDPAIYSRYAESEDQRVPYFGRIAVLDMMSCAFWQAKAADRYTGPWNRPTSAEILVLNNRYDPSTPLAGARDGAAELARARVFVTEGYGHSSMYVPSTCTEQVKRDYLVSGAFPAAGKTCAIDASPFAG; encoded by the coding sequence GTGCGCGGCTTGGTCGTCGCGCTCGGGGCCTCGCTGGCCGTCGTGGCCGGACCGGCGGTGGCTTCGGCTTCCGTCGACAGCGTTCCCACTCCGAAACTGAGCTGGACCGGCTGCGAAGACGGCTTCCAGTGCGCCACCGCGTCGGTGCCGCTGGACTACGACCGGCCCTCGGGCGCGAAGATCGACCTCGCGCTCATCAAGCTGCCGGCCACCGATCCCACGCACCGGATCGGCACGCTGTTCGTCAACTTCGGCGGCCCCGGCGCGTCCGGCCTGCAACGCCTGCGGGAGCGCGGGAAGTGGCCGTGGCTGTTCTCCGACGAGCTGCGCGCGCGGTTCGACGTCGTCTCGTGGGATCCGCGCGGGATCGGGAACAGCACGGCCGTCCGGTGCTTCGACACCCTCGCCGAGCAGGAGTCGTTCTTCGGTTCCTTCCCGGAGATGCCGGGCGACCCGAGCGGCAACGCGGCCTTCTACGCCAAGTCGAAGGAACTCGCGGACCGGTGCTCGGCGAAGGCCGGCCCGATCCTCGAGCACGTCTCGACGGCCGACACCGCACGCGACCTCGAGCTGCTGCGCCGCGCGGTCGGCGACGCGAAGCTGACCTACCACGGCATTTCCTACGGGACCCAGCTCGGGGCCACGTACGCGAACCTGTTCCCGGATCGCATCCGCGCCATGGTGTTCGACGGCACGATGGACTTCGCCGGCAACGCCACCGGCCACGACGGCGCCGGCCACAGTGTCCCGCTGGACACCCGCCAGGACGTCGCCACCGGCATCTCGCAGACGTTCGACCAGTTCCTGCGCCTGTGCACGGAAGCCGGCCCGAAGTGCGCGTTCTCCTCGGGCGACCCGAAGGCGAAGTGGGCTTCGATCACGGCGCGGGCCAAGCAGGCCCCCATCACCGTGGACGGCGAAACGTGGACGTACTCCGGGATCATCAACTCGGCGGCGGACCTGTCCGACTCGCGGGGCTGGCCGGACATCGCGTCGCTGCTGCAGCGCCTGTACGACGCTCCCGCCACGGTTTCCGCGCTCAAGGCGGGCGAGCCGTACACGTCCAACCGCACCGAAGCCTTCAACGCCATCCAGTGCAGTGACAGCGACGTCCCCACCGACCCGGCGATCTACAGCCGGTACGCGGAGTCGGAGGACCAGCGGGTCCCGTACTTCGGCCGGATCGCCGTGCTGGACATGATGAGCTGCGCGTTCTGGCAGGCGAAGGCCGCGGACCGGTACACCGGCCCGTGGAACCGCCCGACGTCGGCGGAGATCCTGGTGCTGAACAACCGCTACGACCCGTCGACGCCACTGGCCGGGGCCCGCGACGGGGCCGCGGAACTGGCTCGCGCCCGGGTGTTCGTCACCGAGGGCTACGGGCACTCGTCGATGTACGTGCCGAGCACGTGCACCGAGCAGGTGAAGCGGGACTACCTGGTTTCCGGGGCGTTCCCGGCGGCGGGCAAGACCTGCGCGATCGACGCGAGCCCGTTCGCGGGCTGA
- a CDS encoding glycosyltransferase, translating to MRVLLTTWGSRGDVEPLAGLAVALRDQGADAVVCAPPDDDFGRLLARAEVPLVPLGPTVRSVVAGPKPPTAEDAFKLAPRLVDARFETLTAAAEGCDALLATGLMPAGARDVADHLGLPYVFACFHLLGLPSRHFPPGARPGTPSSPDETDNRVLWQQDAERVDALYGPAVRSHRAALGLPPVDNVRDYVFTDQPWLAADPLLCPSEGKTDLDIVQTGAWIMPDDRPLPDGLEEFLDDGEPPVYVGFGSMAAYAPQGIARIAIEAVRARGRRIVLAAGWAGLAPIDDAGDCFAVGEVNQQALFRRVAAVVHHGGAGTTTTAARAGAPQLVVPRIADQPHWAARVAELGIGAAHLDPAPTVESLTAALDTALAAESRAKAVGGEIRPDGATVAAKRLVELAG from the coding sequence ATGCGGGTGCTGCTGACGACATGGGGTTCGCGAGGGGATGTCGAGCCGCTGGCCGGGCTCGCGGTGGCCCTGCGGGACCAGGGCGCGGACGCGGTGGTGTGCGCGCCGCCGGACGACGACTTCGGCCGGCTGCTGGCCCGGGCGGAGGTGCCGCTGGTGCCGCTGGGCCCGACGGTGCGCTCGGTCGTCGCCGGTCCGAAGCCGCCGACGGCCGAAGACGCGTTCAAGCTCGCGCCCCGGCTGGTCGACGCGCGGTTCGAGACGCTCACCGCGGCGGCCGAAGGGTGTGACGCGCTGCTGGCGACGGGCCTGATGCCGGCCGGCGCGCGGGACGTGGCGGACCACCTGGGCCTGCCGTACGTGTTCGCGTGCTTCCACCTGCTCGGACTGCCGTCGCGGCACTTCCCGCCGGGGGCGCGGCCGGGCACGCCGTCCTCGCCGGACGAGACCGACAACCGGGTGCTGTGGCAGCAGGACGCCGAGCGGGTCGACGCCCTGTACGGCCCGGCCGTGCGGAGCCACCGCGCGGCGCTCGGCCTGCCGCCGGTGGACAACGTCCGAGACTACGTCTTCACCGACCAGCCGTGGCTGGCCGCGGACCCGCTGCTGTGCCCGTCGGAGGGCAAGACCGACCTCGACATCGTGCAGACGGGCGCGTGGATCATGCCCGACGACCGGCCGCTCCCGGACGGGCTCGAGGAGTTCCTCGACGACGGCGAGCCGCCGGTCTACGTGGGCTTCGGCAGCATGGCCGCGTACGCGCCGCAGGGCATCGCGCGGATCGCCATCGAGGCGGTCCGTGCGCGGGGCCGCCGGATCGTGCTGGCCGCCGGCTGGGCGGGACTGGCCCCGATCGACGACGCCGGCGACTGCTTCGCCGTCGGGGAGGTGAACCAGCAGGCCCTGTTCCGGCGGGTCGCAGCGGTCGTGCACCACGGCGGCGCCGGCACCACCACGACGGCGGCGCGGGCCGGCGCGCCGCAGCTGGTCGTGCCGCGGATCGCGGACCAGCCGCACTGGGCGGCGCGAGTGGCCGAGCTGGGCATCGGCGCGGCGCACCTGGACCCGGCACCGACGGTCGAGTCCCTGACCGCCGCGCTGGACACGGCGCTCGCCGCGGAAAGCCGGGCGAAGGCCGTGGGCGGCGAGATCCGTCCCGACGGCGCGACGGTGGCCGCGAAGCGGCTCGTCGAACTGGCCGGCTGA
- a CDS encoding NAD(P)/FAD-dependent oxidoreductase has protein sequence MHRILIVGGGYAGFYAAWKLEKKLRKGEAMVTLVDPRPYLTYQPFLPEVVAGAVEARHAAVSLRRHLRRTHVIAGTVTALDHAHRVATVRPTDGAAFEFGYDLVVVTAGAVTRKLPVPGVAEQAIGLKHVEEAVAIRDRLLTSFDRAAVLPEGPLRRKLLTVTFVGGGFSGVEGFGELLSLATALLKRYPELRRDELRFHLVEASGRILPEVTDRPGRWVVRELERRGARVHLGTLVTSAAGGHVTLSTGEEFDSELIVWTAGNGANPVIGKHTDLPVDERGLVVVRPDLRVEGVPGAWAAGDAAAVPDLASPVPGARTVPNAQHAYRQGKLLARNIIATLRGREPKPYVHRSLGSIATLGLGRGIFQYRRLVITGLPAWLMHRGYHVLAVPSWERKVRVLAVWLTAALFGRDILSLASVQHPRDAFVGGGAQPEDLPAPFKV, from the coding sequence ATGCACCGGATCCTGATCGTCGGCGGCGGCTACGCCGGGTTCTACGCCGCCTGGAAGCTGGAAAAGAAACTCCGCAAGGGCGAAGCCATGGTCACCCTCGTCGATCCGCGGCCCTACCTGACCTACCAGCCCTTCCTGCCCGAAGTCGTCGCCGGGGCCGTGGAAGCCCGGCACGCGGCCGTGTCGCTGCGGCGGCACCTGCGCCGCACCCACGTCATCGCCGGGACCGTGACCGCCCTCGACCACGCGCACCGCGTCGCCACCGTGCGGCCCACCGACGGCGCCGCCTTCGAGTTCGGCTACGACCTCGTCGTCGTCACCGCCGGGGCCGTCACCCGGAAGCTGCCCGTGCCCGGCGTCGCCGAGCAGGCGATCGGCCTCAAGCACGTCGAAGAGGCCGTCGCGATCCGCGACCGGCTGCTCACCTCGTTCGACCGCGCCGCGGTGCTGCCCGAAGGCCCGCTGCGCCGGAAGCTGCTCACCGTCACCTTCGTCGGCGGCGGCTTCTCGGGCGTCGAGGGCTTCGGCGAGCTGCTGTCGCTGGCGACGGCGCTGCTCAAGCGCTACCCGGAGCTGCGCCGCGACGAGCTGCGGTTCCACCTCGTCGAGGCGTCGGGCCGCATCCTGCCCGAGGTCACCGACCGGCCGGGACGCTGGGTCGTGCGCGAGCTGGAACGGCGGGGCGCGCGCGTCCACCTCGGCACGCTGGTGACGTCGGCGGCCGGCGGGCACGTGACCCTCTCGACGGGTGAGGAGTTCGACTCGGAGCTGATCGTGTGGACGGCCGGCAACGGCGCCAACCCCGTCATCGGCAAGCACACCGACCTGCCGGTCGACGAGCGCGGGCTGGTCGTCGTGCGGCCGGATCTGCGGGTCGAGGGCGTGCCCGGCGCCTGGGCGGCCGGCGACGCCGCCGCGGTGCCCGACCTCGCCTCGCCGGTCCCCGGCGCGCGCACGGTGCCCAACGCGCAGCACGCCTACCGGCAGGGAAAACTGCTGGCGCGCAACATCATCGCGACCTTGCGCGGCCGCGAGCCGAAGCCGTACGTCCACCGCAGCCTCGGCTCGATCGCGACACTCGGCCTCGGCCGCGGCATCTTCCAATACCGGCGCCTGGTGATCACCGGACTGCCGGCGTGGCTCATGCACCGCGGCTACCACGTGCTGGCGGTGCCGAGCTGGGAGCGCAAGGTCCGCGTGCTCGCGGTGTGGCTGACGGCGGCGCTGTTCGGGCGCGACATCCTGTCGCTGGCTTCGGTGCAGCACCCGCGCGACGCGTTCGTCGGCGGCGGTGCCCAGCCGGAAGATCTCCCCGCCCCCTTCAAGGTATAG
- a CDS encoding chloride channel protein, which yields MSGGTPAQPRATHLGDFQVRPRMLLIALLAVPVGGAAALAALALLKLIGLITNLVFYQRFDTALVAPGAAAHPWWLVLFAPVAGALVIGLMARFGSEKIRGHGMPEAIEAILTGESKIAPRVAVLKPVSAAVSIGTGGPFGAEGPIIMTGGAVGSILAQLLHLSADERKTLLVAGAAGGMAATFNAPLASILLAVELLLFEWRPRSFVPVAAAVLTSTLCRGFLLGTDPVFGLPAAPAPGAAADVLALVPGITGGLLAIAATALVYLAEDGFARLPIHWMWWPAIGGLAIGAGGLIEPRALGVGYDVIDQLLTGRATTSLIVGVLVVKTLIWSLSLGSGTSGGVLAPVFMIGAALGAAEGGLLPHVTAGFWAVCGLAAVVGGVMRSPLTGIVFTLELTHAWNDLLPLVVASVSAYAVSVLLLKRSVLTEKIARRRLHLTREYTTDPLETFFAHEVMTANPVVLTRGETVYETLPHSRHATLYPVVDGQDRLIGVTTRHALLTCAGRTVADATTPAHATCHPDDTLREVANKLATGHVTQAVVVDREEPARVRGVVTLAQLLHARRRDLHEEHHRERVLAVTRIPVTSSSATSSRR from the coding sequence ATGAGCGGCGGTACGCCCGCGCAGCCCCGCGCCACGCACCTGGGCGACTTCCAGGTCCGGCCGCGCATGCTGCTGATCGCCCTGCTCGCGGTCCCGGTCGGCGGCGCCGCGGCCCTGGCCGCGCTGGCCCTGCTGAAGCTCATCGGCCTGATCACGAACCTCGTGTTCTACCAACGGTTCGACACCGCGCTCGTCGCGCCGGGCGCCGCCGCGCACCCCTGGTGGCTGGTGCTCTTCGCGCCGGTCGCCGGCGCGCTGGTGATCGGCCTGATGGCCCGGTTCGGCTCGGAGAAGATCCGCGGGCACGGCATGCCGGAGGCGATCGAGGCGATCCTGACCGGGGAGAGCAAGATCGCGCCGCGCGTCGCCGTGCTGAAGCCGGTGTCGGCCGCGGTCAGCATCGGCACCGGCGGCCCGTTCGGCGCCGAGGGCCCGATCATCATGACCGGCGGCGCTGTCGGGTCGATCCTCGCGCAGCTGCTGCACCTCTCGGCGGACGAACGCAAGACGCTGCTCGTGGCCGGCGCCGCGGGCGGCATGGCGGCGACGTTCAACGCCCCGCTGGCGTCGATCCTGCTGGCGGTGGAGCTGCTGCTGTTCGAATGGCGGCCGCGCAGCTTCGTCCCGGTCGCGGCCGCCGTCCTGACCAGCACGCTCTGCCGCGGCTTCCTCCTCGGCACCGACCCGGTCTTCGGTCTGCCCGCCGCACCGGCGCCCGGTGCGGCGGCCGACGTGCTCGCGCTCGTGCCCGGCATCACCGGCGGCCTGCTCGCCATCGCCGCGACCGCGCTGGTCTACCTCGCCGAGGACGGGTTCGCCCGGCTGCCGATCCACTGGATGTGGTGGCCGGCGATCGGCGGGCTCGCCATCGGCGCCGGCGGCCTGATCGAGCCGCGCGCGCTCGGCGTCGGCTACGACGTCATCGACCAGCTGCTGACCGGCCGGGCCACGACGTCGCTGATCGTCGGCGTCCTGGTGGTGAAGACGCTCATCTGGTCGCTGTCGCTGGGCTCGGGCACGTCCGGCGGTGTCCTGGCCCCGGTGTTCATGATCGGCGCGGCGCTCGGCGCGGCCGAGGGCGGGCTGCTCCCCCACGTGACGGCCGGGTTCTGGGCGGTGTGCGGCCTGGCGGCCGTGGTCGGCGGCGTCATGCGGTCGCCGCTGACGGGCATCGTGTTCACCCTCGAGCTGACGCACGCCTGGAACGACCTGCTGCCGTTGGTGGTCGCGTCGGTGTCGGCGTACGCGGTGTCCGTGCTGCTGCTCAAGCGGTCGGTGCTGACCGAGAAGATCGCGCGCCGCCGCCTGCACCTGACGCGCGAGTACACGACCGACCCGCTGGAGACGTTCTTCGCGCACGAGGTGATGACGGCCAACCCGGTCGTCTTGACCCGCGGCGAAACGGTGTACGAGACGCTGCCGCACTCCCGCCACGCGACGCTCTACCCCGTGGTGGACGGCCAGGACCGCTTGATCGGCGTGACCACCCGGCACGCGCTGCTGACGTGCGCGGGCCGGACCGTCGCGGACGCGACGACGCCCGCCCACGCGACGTGCCACCCGGACGACACGCTCCGGGAGGTGGCGAACAAGCTCGCGACGGGCCACGTGACGCAGGCGGTGGTGGTCGACCGCGAAGAACCGGCCCGGGTGCGCGGAGTCGTGACGCTGGCGCAGCTCCTGCACGCCCGGCGGCGGGATCTGCACGAAGAACACCACCGCGAGCGGGTCCTCGCTGTGACGCGGATCCCCGTCACGTCCTCGTCCGCCACCTCGTCCAGGAGGTGA
- a CDS encoding GNAT family N-acetyltransferase has protein sequence MTYTTRPLDASTWAAFAELAERNNGVFGGCWCLGFHPEGKVRGKVRRELKEERVRTGGAHAALVVDGDGVAQGWCQYGDPDELPRIKHRREYGKAAPPRPDWRITCFFVDRKHRRGGVARAALEGALAQIAAAGGGLVEAISEVTAGRDAPGRFLFSATVELFEEFGFERVRRVGTHAWIVSRVV, from the coding sequence GTGACCTACACCACCCGGCCGCTGGACGCCTCGACGTGGGCCGCGTTCGCGGAACTGGCCGAGCGCAACAACGGCGTCTTCGGCGGCTGCTGGTGCCTCGGGTTCCACCCGGAAGGCAAGGTGCGCGGGAAGGTCCGCCGGGAGCTCAAGGAGGAGCGGGTGCGCACCGGCGGCGCGCACGCGGCGCTCGTGGTCGACGGCGACGGCGTCGCGCAGGGGTGGTGCCAGTACGGCGATCCGGACGAGTTGCCCCGCATCAAGCACCGGCGCGAGTACGGCAAAGCTGCGCCGCCGCGCCCGGACTGGCGGATCACGTGCTTCTTCGTCGACCGGAAACACCGGCGCGGCGGCGTCGCCCGCGCGGCGCTGGAAGGGGCGCTGGCGCAGATCGCCGCGGCCGGCGGCGGGCTCGTCGAGGCGATCTCCGAGGTGACGGCCGGCCGGGACGCGCCGGGGCGGTTCCTGTTCAGCGCCACCGTCGAACTGTTCGAGGAGTTCGGGTTCGAGCGCGTGCGCCGGGTCGGCACGCACGCGTGGATCGTGAGCCGCGTGGTCTGA
- a CDS encoding MarR family winged helix-turn-helix transcriptional regulator: MTRANPGIDAASVDTLTDAVLTASRLLVAVSVRSIAAAEDNLTLPQFRLLVVLHTRGPLKHATLAEHLGVTPSTASRMVDKLVAGGLVDRRHSPVSRREIVLEITREGARIVRQVTTRRRKEIAKIVARMPEESRRGLVDALTAFAEAGGEPPAAEGSWG; the protein is encoded by the coding sequence ATGACCCGCGCGAACCCGGGCATCGACGCCGCGAGTGTCGACACGCTGACGGACGCGGTCCTCACCGCGTCCCGGCTCCTGGTGGCGGTGTCCGTCCGGTCGATCGCCGCGGCCGAGGACAACCTGACCCTGCCGCAGTTCCGGCTCCTCGTGGTGCTGCACACGCGCGGGCCGCTCAAGCACGCGACGCTCGCCGAGCACCTCGGGGTCACGCCGTCCACCGCCAGCCGCATGGTCGACAAGCTGGTCGCCGGCGGACTGGTCGACCGCCGGCACAGCCCGGTGTCCCGCCGCGAGATCGTGCTGGAGATCACCCGCGAGGGCGCCCGGATCGTCCGGCAGGTGACGACCCGGCGGCGCAAGGAGATCGCCAAGATCGTCGCCCGGATGCCGGAGGAGAGCCGGCGGGGGCTCGTCGACGCGCTCACCGCCTTCGCCGAAGCCGGCGGGGAACCGCCCGCCGCCGAAGGCAGCTGGGGCTGA